In Fibrobacter sp. UWB4, one DNA window encodes the following:
- a CDS encoding condensation domain-containing protein: MDISHLISEFASRGVTLWLDEGKLKFRAANGALSAEDKECLKANKAGIVAHLEKIAAEESNAFPLSPIQKSYLVGRDPVYDLGGINTHYYMELEIDETIDIPRLENAWNEVIAHDDALRLVISAKGTQRVLDAAPKYSIEIVELENAEQRLEKRKEWSHNIYPLNQWPFFTMRISRVPNSKDVLHFDFDCMIMDAWSAKIALSQMFKLYCGEIVQWIDYGFKDYCSDLIKFDSQQDYSQAEAFWKSKINELVCEPDLPYAKPLSEIHNHRFSRISGELSVEEFALFQQRCREYRTTPAAVISTAYLKTLLGFSKNDSLTINSTIFNRLPLHKDINSVVGDFTNIAFITLSKKCKNFLECVQSVQKDMWQLVRFHTYDGTKILKFKEGLSPMRAQMPIVITCVLENGQKSNSDMPAGLHQIYALSKTPQVVLDYQVTNFDGRLSVNWDYAEPAFAPETLKEMFASNVGLLKRLLTEKWDEVL; this comes from the coding sequence ATGGATATTTCACATCTTATTAGCGAATTTGCAAGCCGGGGCGTAACGCTTTGGCTTGACGAAGGCAAGCTTAAGTTCCGTGCCGCAAACGGAGCGCTCAGCGCCGAAGACAAGGAATGTTTAAAGGCCAACAAGGCCGGAATCGTCGCGCATCTCGAAAAAATAGCCGCAGAAGAATCAAACGCATTCCCGCTCTCGCCCATTCAAAAATCGTATTTAGTCGGCCGAGATCCCGTCTACGATCTCGGCGGCATCAATACGCATTACTACATGGAATTGGAAATCGACGAAACGATTGACATTCCACGGCTAGAAAACGCATGGAACGAAGTTATCGCGCATGACGATGCGCTTCGCCTTGTAATTTCTGCAAAAGGAACGCAGCGCGTTCTTGATGCCGCACCAAAATATTCCATTGAAATCGTAGAATTGGAGAATGCGGAACAGCGTCTTGAAAAGCGCAAGGAATGGAGCCACAACATTTACCCGTTAAATCAATGGCCCTTCTTTACAATGCGCATTTCACGCGTTCCAAACTCCAAGGATGTTTTGCACTTCGATTTCGACTGCATGATCATGGACGCCTGGAGCGCAAAGATCGCACTTTCGCAAATGTTCAAGCTCTACTGCGGCGAAATCGTGCAATGGATCGATTACGGATTCAAAGATTATTGCAGCGACTTGATCAAATTCGATAGTCAGCAAGATTATTCGCAAGCCGAAGCTTTCTGGAAATCTAAAATCAATGAATTGGTATGCGAGCCCGACTTGCCGTACGCAAAGCCGCTTTCTGAGATCCACAATCACCGCTTTTCAAGAATTTCTGGAGAACTGTCTGTTGAGGAATTTGCACTGTTCCAGCAGAGATGCCGAGAATACCGCACGACACCAGCGGCAGTCATCAGCACAGCCTATCTAAAAACGCTTCTCGGATTCAGCAAGAACGATTCGCTCACCATCAACTCCACCATATTCAACCGTTTGCCGCTCCACAAGGACATCAATTCGGTCGTCGGAGATTTCACGAACATCGCTTTCATCACGCTTTCCAAGAAATGCAAAAATTTCTTGGAGTGCGTACAAAGTGTTCAAAAGGACATGTGGCAACTCGTGCGTTTCCACACTTACGACGGCACGAAGATTCTCAAGTTCAAGGAAGGCCTTTCGCCGATGCGCGCACAAATGCCCATCGTGATTACATGCGTACTCGAAAACGGCCAGAAGTCCAACAGCGACATGCCCGCCGGACTGCACCAGATTTACGCACTGAGCAAGACTCCGCAAGTTGTGTTGGATTATCAGGTCACCAATTTTGACGGTAGGCTTTCTGTCAACTGGGATTACGCAGAACCCGCATTTGCTCCAGAGACTCTGAAAGAAATGTTTGCATCAAACGTCGGTTTACTCAAAAGACTGCTCACTGAAAAATGGGACGAGGTTTTGTAA
- a CDS encoding AMP-binding protein, with product MQNLPSLNQKLKEYLEDNNSKITLIKSEKYTLFSKGDLKQGIIRARNAFLNAGVKQGDIVIFQINSSAKKAFLSNFFALVSLGAVPAFLTASRNRDQVHRLKNVAQSNPKSFIVADDETLQFIKFLWEDIDEKRLIITHEENQDDFKTAESDIAYADVKPSDNVLILYSSGSTSDPKGVVMQNESFLKMIKSLEIALSLSEKDKWLIWLPLEHVFGILAGVVLPMYSKSNVVHMDAGDFIQNPKSWLDAIHQTRANKSAAPNFAYPMILKALDGSENWDLSCIDFILNGGEPLSRKVVEVFEKTTEKFKLKKKAIAPVYGLTEALGGVCLNIKACYPEIDLNQLKSGIDFDLTTIKRGDMDLISQGFAIPGMEIGIFDSENHRLEELTIGEIHIKSEALFSGYLNLDSSGLFVDGWFDTGDLGFLYMDMLYVVGRKKDMFFIHGKNVYLRDIEQVVEKKFSYRVAACGENNSQTGENAVYLFIETANTDEIPIQKIKNFVFSEMGFSLKEVIPIKQFIRTALGKIAKQKTLEAYKNGKI from the coding sequence ATGCAAAACTTGCCCTCGCTTAATCAAAAACTGAAAGAATATCTCGAAGATAATAACTCTAAAATCACGCTCATCAAAAGTGAAAAATATACCTTATTTTCAAAAGGCGATCTAAAGCAGGGCATCATCAGAGCACGAAACGCTTTTTTAAATGCAGGCGTAAAGCAGGGAGATATCGTAATTTTCCAGATTAACAGCTCTGCAAAAAAGGCGTTCCTTTCCAACTTTTTCGCTCTAGTTTCACTAGGAGCCGTCCCCGCTTTTCTGACAGCATCGCGAAACCGCGACCAGGTCCATCGTTTAAAAAATGTAGCACAAAGTAATCCAAAATCATTCATTGTCGCCGACGATGAGACTCTGCAATTTATCAAGTTCCTATGGGAAGACATTGACGAGAAGCGCCTCATCATCACTCACGAAGAAAATCAGGATGATTTTAAAACAGCAGAATCCGATATCGCTTATGCCGATGTAAAGCCCTCGGACAACGTCCTGATTCTTTACTCTTCAGGCAGCACATCTGACCCGAAGGGTGTCGTGATGCAAAACGAAAGCTTCTTGAAGATGATCAAGAGCCTTGAAATTGCGCTTTCGTTATCAGAAAAAGACAAATGGTTGATCTGGCTCCCTCTCGAACACGTCTTTGGAATTCTCGCCGGCGTTGTACTTCCAATGTACTCCAAGTCAAATGTAGTCCACATGGATGCAGGCGACTTTATTCAAAATCCTAAATCCTGGCTTGATGCGATCCACCAGACAAGAGCAAACAAGAGCGCGGCGCCCAATTTTGCCTACCCCATGATTTTAAAAGCCCTTGACGGTTCCGAGAACTGGGATTTGTCCTGCATCGACTTCATCCTTAACGGTGGTGAGCCCTTATCGCGTAAAGTTGTAGAAGTCTTCGAAAAGACTACTGAAAAGTTCAAATTGAAGAAAAAAGCCATAGCCCCTGTATACGGCTTGACAGAAGCCTTGGGCGGCGTCTGCCTGAACATAAAAGCCTGCTATCCAGAAATCGACTTAAACCAGCTGAAATCAGGAATTGACTTTGACTTGACCACGATCAAGCGTGGCGACATGGATTTGATCAGCCAGGGATTTGCAATTCCCGGTATGGAAATTGGCATTTTCGACAGCGAAAACCATCGACTTGAAGAATTGACCATTGGAGAAATCCATATTAAAAGCGAAGCATTATTTTCTGGCTACTTAAACCTCGATTCTTCAGGTCTTTTTGTCGATGGCTGGTTTGATACAGGAGATTTGGGATTTCTGTACATGGACATGCTTTATGTCGTCGGCAGAAAAAAAGACATGTTCTTTATCCATGGCAAAAACGTCTACCTTCGCGACATTGAACAAGTTGTTGAGAAAAAATTCAGCTATCGAGTTGCGGCCTGCGGCGAAAACAATTCTCAGACGGGTGAAAACGCAGTCTACCTGTTCATAGAAACAGCAAACACGGACGAAATACCGATTCAAAAAATAAAGAACTTCGTCTTTTCGGAAATGGGATTTTCATTAAAGGAAGTCATTCCCATCAAGCAGTTTATCCGAACCGCCCTTGGAAAAATTGCAAAGCAAAAGACTCTTGAAGCTTATAAAAACGGGAAAATTTAA
- a CDS encoding non-ribosomal peptide synthetase, whose translation MNNIEALIESFEKKGIHLFMDGEKLRYKASKELMTAEVLSQLKAHKAEIIEQLNKSANENTFVIDRTHRYEPFPLTDVQSAYMLGRSKTFEYGGVACHVYLEIKYQELDTQKVRDIWNALVAKYDMLHAVINEGGFQQVLKEIPTLEIPEWDLVKHPENATAFENFRKEMGCRAYTIGKWPMFGLAVSRSAEGAILHFSIEFLLADWTSIWKLVAEFEAAYFDGIAVSGEEEVSFRDYLIAEKKIKSSARYEKEKSYWMNRIAELPEAPELPKLPANESKDSFGRKFLRIPADAWNRMKARAKQYGLTPTVPILSCYADVLAKWSQSKRFCINMTVLNRLPLHEKVMDIVGDFTSLSLLEVDLSKRENFLVRTRRLNARLFEDLDNRLFSGVEVMREISRQSKKSSLSMPIVYTSAIGLADSGTPLRGEFSGGISQTPQTFIDCQVMDGAFGLQVNWDYREGVFPAGVLEAMFDAFEKRLLALANENADWENIAEIALPTRDAAERFEANDTKKKWNVRLLQDDFIESVKRTPKKIAIDDGHVKFTFEELDARAKVLASKLIKLGVKPQDCVPVLMEKSSWQIVSVFGILYAGAIYVPIAAAKAKGRAEKIVKKTGAKVAIGISTDEALLENKLTTINVDTLSNDATTIDTTTFPKRIPEDIAYIIYTSGSTGEPKGVVITHKGAMNTIDDMNDRFKVTADDAVLGLSQLNFDLSVYDIFGVLAHGGTVIFPTAEDYMNPEAWETLIHKHHITVWNTVPALMKMLLNFVESKSSAEPLPFKEVFLSGDWIPVDMPEKIRKFAPNVDVICLGGATEASIWSNYHRYHPDDGLKILPYGRPLANQTMHILDENLEPCPTMVTGQIALGGDGVALGYYLDEERTAAQFVDLPSTGEHVYLTGDMGRYLPGGEIEFQGRKDNQVKIRGHRIELGEIENVLRDYEFINNAAVVVAPDHKEIYAMIETLAGYSEESLKAYLDKFLLHYMIPSIITPVEHLPLSANGKIDRKKIVEFFVADKENAAKNSTTDSSVPTTPLEKEILEIWSKALKSDNLGLDSNFYDFGADSLTMAQVATTLRNGIASKVPFDALLKQMLDEPTVKDTVKFLTEKPKDGTSEKIEMLKVIRYGKPSNDCLRVLLPAIFWNADKFNILVEQLIQQDLGEILSFGLNDLEEFCKLKPKEVGPTLAKKFAEAALATNYKKVQIITYCYISPVGIEMAERLIDKGIEIVDFGIIDGSRLGFQCRTNAVRDIFFAEMIGVDFNKWGLDIEDFVVKFNKMMDSTNKKIITDKDVELLSKELTSGDKLVDFMHMSDDEKLDLCIKYTNAFGENAERSTFERLVRMFNQGFNVMTDFTPAPLFGNLRYFKAHNDDGIYRYFDILYHDWDELCLGELEVSPIPGNHLTCLSNPEYVKVVADKLNYKNLAR comes from the coding sequence ATGAACAACATCGAAGCCCTCATTGAATCCTTTGAAAAAAAAGGCATCCATCTTTTTATGGATGGAGAAAAGTTACGCTACAAGGCTTCTAAAGAATTGATGACCGCAGAAGTCTTAAGTCAACTGAAAGCGCACAAGGCCGAAATCATTGAACAGCTGAACAAGAGCGCAAACGAAAATACATTCGTCATCGACCGTACACACCGTTACGAACCGTTCCCGTTAACGGACGTACAGTCTGCCTACATGCTTGGCCGCAGCAAGACTTTCGAATACGGCGGTGTTGCATGCCACGTGTATCTCGAAATAAAGTACCAGGAACTGGACACTCAAAAAGTTAGGGACATCTGGAACGCCCTTGTCGCAAAGTACGACATGCTGCACGCCGTCATTAACGAAGGCGGATTCCAGCAGGTACTCAAGGAAATCCCGACTCTAGAAATCCCTGAATGGGATTTGGTAAAGCATCCGGAAAACGCTACCGCTTTTGAAAATTTCCGCAAGGAAATGGGCTGCCGCGCCTACACCATCGGCAAATGGCCCATGTTCGGACTTGCCGTTAGCCGAAGCGCAGAAGGGGCCATCCTTCATTTCTCTATCGAGTTCCTGCTTGCGGACTGGACAAGCATCTGGAAACTCGTTGCCGAATTTGAAGCCGCCTATTTTGACGGAATCGCCGTCTCGGGCGAAGAAGAAGTTTCTTTCCGCGACTACCTGATTGCAGAAAAGAAAATCAAGTCTAGTGCTCGATACGAAAAAGAAAAGAGCTATTGGATGAACCGCATTGCGGAATTGCCCGAAGCTCCAGAACTTCCGAAACTTCCGGCAAACGAATCCAAAGATTCTTTCGGTAGAAAATTCCTGCGCATTCCGGCAGACGCCTGGAACCGCATGAAGGCGCGCGCAAAGCAATACGGTCTCACGCCAACCGTTCCCATACTTTCGTGCTATGCAGATGTTTTGGCAAAATGGAGCCAAAGCAAGCGTTTTTGCATCAACATGACCGTTCTGAACCGACTCCCGCTTCACGAAAAAGTCATGGACATTGTCGGCGACTTCACATCGCTCAGCCTGTTAGAAGTCGATTTATCCAAGCGCGAGAACTTCCTCGTTCGCACACGCAGACTCAATGCACGTCTATTCGAAGACTTGGACAATCGACTTTTCAGCGGCGTCGAGGTCATGCGCGAAATTTCAAGGCAAAGCAAAAAATCTAGTCTTTCGATGCCAATTGTCTACACGAGCGCGATTGGCCTTGCCGATTCAGGAACGCCTCTGCGCGGTGAATTTTCCGGCGGCATATCGCAGACTCCGCAGACATTCATCGACTGTCAGGTGATGGACGGAGCCTTTGGCTTACAGGTCAACTGGGATTACCGCGAAGGTGTATTCCCCGCAGGCGTACTCGAAGCCATGTTTGACGCCTTTGAAAAGCGCTTGCTCGCATTGGCAAATGAAAACGCAGACTGGGAAAACATTGCAGAAATTGCGCTCCCGACACGCGATGCCGCCGAGCGCTTTGAAGCAAACGATACGAAGAAAAAATGGAATGTCCGTTTGCTGCAAGACGACTTTATCGAAAGCGTCAAACGCACTCCGAAAAAAATCGCCATTGACGACGGCCATGTAAAATTCACATTTGAAGAACTTGATGCACGTGCCAAAGTTCTTGCAAGCAAGCTGATCAAGCTCGGCGTAAAGCCACAAGATTGCGTCCCCGTGCTGATGGAAAAGTCATCATGGCAAATCGTTTCTGTTTTTGGCATTCTTTACGCTGGAGCCATTTACGTTCCCATCGCAGCCGCCAAGGCCAAGGGACGTGCCGAAAAGATCGTCAAGAAGACAGGTGCAAAAGTTGCCATTGGCATTTCTACAGACGAAGCACTCCTTGAAAACAAGCTTACGACAATAAATGTTGACACGCTCAGCAATGATGCCACAACCATCGATACAACGACATTCCCGAAGCGCATTCCCGAAGACATCGCCTACATCATTTACACAAGCGGAAGCACCGGCGAGCCGAAGGGCGTTGTCATTACGCATAAAGGAGCCATGAACACCATCGACGACATGAACGACCGTTTCAAAGTCACTGCCGACGATGCCGTTCTTGGACTTTCGCAGCTCAACTTCGACCTTTCCGTCTATGACATTTTCGGCGTTCTCGCTCACGGCGGAACCGTCATATTCCCGACAGCCGAAGATTACATGAACCCCGAAGCCTGGGAAACCTTGATCCACAAGCATCACATCACGGTATGGAATACTGTACCGGCATTGATGAAGATGCTCCTCAACTTTGTAGAAAGCAAGAGTTCTGCAGAACCGCTCCCGTTCAAGGAAGTATTCCTTTCTGGCGACTGGATTCCTGTAGACATGCCCGAAAAGATCCGCAAGTTCGCGCCCAACGTAGATGTCATCTGTCTCGGCGGCGCAACAGAAGCATCGATTTGGTCCAATTACCACCGTTACCATCCAGATGACGGTCTCAAGATTTTGCCGTACGGCCGCCCGCTCGCGAACCAGACCATGCATATTCTGGACGAAAATCTTGAACCGTGCCCGACAATGGTCACCGGGCAAATCGCGCTTGGCGGCGATGGCGTGGCTCTCGGCTACTACCTCGATGAAGAACGCACTGCAGCACAGTTTGTAGACCTTCCAAGCACTGGTGAACACGTCTATTTGACCGGCGACATGGGTCGTTATCTCCCTGGTGGCGAAATCGAGTTCCAAGGCCGCAAAGACAATCAGGTCAAGATTCGCGGTCACCGCATCGAGCTTGGCGAAATTGAAAATGTCCTGCGCGACTATGAATTCATAAACAACGCCGCAGTCGTTGTCGCCCCGGACCACAAGGAAATCTACGCCATGATTGAAACCTTGGCCGGATATTCCGAAGAATCGTTAAAAGCATACTTGGACAAGTTCCTGTTGCATTACATGATTCCGTCCATCATCACGCCGGTAGAACACTTGCCTTTGTCCGCCAACGGGAAAATCGATCGTAAAAAGATCGTCGAATTTTTCGTTGCAGACAAGGAAAATGCAGCCAAGAACAGCACTACAGATTCAAGCGTTCCAACGACTCCGCTCGAAAAAGAAATTCTGGAAATTTGGTCCAAGGCTCTCAAATCGGATAATTTGGGATTGGATTCCAACTTCTACGACTTTGGCGCAGATTCCCTGACCATGGCGCAAGTTGCCACAACGCTCCGAAACGGGATCGCTTCGAAGGTTCCGTTCGATGCACTTTTGAAGCAGATGCTTGACGAACCCACCGTAAAGGACACCGTCAAGTTCCTGACTGAAAAGCCAAAGGATGGAACTTCTGAAAAAATCGAAATGCTCAAGGTCATCCGTTACGGAAAACCAAGCAACGATTGCCTACGCGTTTTGCTGCCCGCCATTTTCTGGAACGCTGACAAGTTCAACATTCTTGTGGAACAGCTCATCCAGCAAGATTTGGGCGAAATTCTTTCCTTCGGTTTGAACGACCTTGAAGAATTCTGCAAGCTGAAGCCAAAGGAAGTCGGCCCGACTCTCGCCAAAAAATTTGCGGAAGCAGCTCTTGCGACAAATTACAAGAAAGTCCAAATCATCACCTACTGCTACATAAGCCCCGTCGGCATCGAAATGGCAGAACGCCTTATCGACAAAGGCATCGAAATCGTCGATTTTGGCATCATTGACGGAAGCCGTCTCGGATTCCAATGCAGGACAAATGCCGTTCGCGACATCTTCTTTGCAGAAATGATCGGCGTTGACTTTAACAAATGGGGACTCGACATTGAAGATTTCGTTGTCAAGTTCAACAAGATGATGGACTCGACCAACAAGAAGATCATCACGGACAAGGATGTCGAACTCTTGTCCAAGGAACTCACTTCTGGCGATAAGCTTGTCGATTTCATGCACATGTCCGATGACGAAAAACTGGATTTATGCATCAAGTACACGAATGCGTTTGGCGAAAATGCCGAAAGAAGCACATTTGAAAGACTTGTGCGCATGTTCAACCAGGGATTCAACGTCATGACGGACTTTACGCCTGCGCCATTGTTCGGAAACTTGAGGTACTTCAAGGCCCACAACGACGACGGCATCTACCGCTACTTCGACATTCTCTACCACGACTGGGACGAGCTTTGCCTCGGTGAATTGGAAGTATCGCCCATTCCAGGAAACCACTTGACCTGTCTCTCGAATCCTGAATACGTCAAGGTTGTCGCAGATAAACTCAACTACAAGAATCTCGCGAGGTAA
- a CDS encoding Gfo/Idh/MocA family oxidoreductase, whose protein sequence is MQRKKVIVCGSTFGQFYIHALQSMPERFELVGLYGKGSERSKKCADTYGIPLITEFDQIPQVDIACVVISSGTIGGIGTDLAIRFMDKGVNVIQEQPIHLKDVSLCFRAAKRNNVYYKVCDLYPKLSEVSRFIRIANELNKKELPLYIKGAFCPQVSYPAIDILSHALPSIFSFVVDSVADAVGPFDILTGKLDDIPIMLEYNNQVFPEDRDNYEHLLHNFAFVYESGRLILEDTFGPVLWKPRMHIPKSLYNPENQKNMPAYILENTIEPLGNYSPKHFDQALFGDWKLGIADNILELESMIDNHVDLAPLAQRQIQVSKKWNELTSAFSFAKIIHPDGHHYIPSNDIKKFSGESV, encoded by the coding sequence ATGCAACGAAAAAAAGTCATCGTGTGCGGAAGCACTTTTGGGCAGTTTTACATCCACGCGCTTCAAAGCATGCCCGAACGATTTGAACTTGTAGGCTTATATGGTAAAGGTAGCGAACGCTCAAAAAAATGTGCCGACACATACGGCATTCCGCTGATTACCGAATTTGACCAGATTCCTCAAGTTGACATTGCATGCGTCGTCATCAGCTCAGGTACAATTGGCGGCATCGGCACGGACCTCGCCATCCGTTTTATGGACAAAGGCGTAAACGTCATTCAGGAACAGCCGATCCATTTGAAAGATGTTTCGCTCTGCTTTAGAGCCGCCAAACGCAACAATGTTTATTACAAAGTCTGCGATCTTTACCCAAAGCTTTCCGAAGTATCGCGATTTATCCGCATTGCAAATGAACTGAACAAGAAAGAATTGCCGCTTTACATCAAGGGAGCTTTCTGCCCGCAGGTTTCCTACCCTGCAATCGACATTCTTTCGCACGCATTGCCCTCCATTTTTTCGTTTGTCGTAGATAGCGTTGCCGATGCTGTTGGTCCCTTCGACATCTTGACTGGAAAACTGGACGACATTCCAATCATGCTGGAATACAACAACCAGGTTTTCCCGGAAGACCGCGACAATTACGAGCACCTGTTGCACAATTTCGCATTCGTCTATGAATCAGGCCGCCTCATTCTTGAAGATACATTCGGCCCTGTTTTATGGAAACCGCGAATGCATATTCCAAAGTCATTATACAATCCCGAAAACCAAAAGAACATGCCGGCCTATATTCTTGAAAATACAATCGAACCGCTAGGCAATTACAGTCCAAAGCACTTTGACCAGGCGCTTTTCGGAGACTGGAAGCTGGGAATCGCAGACAACATCTTGGAGCTGGAATCAATGATCGACAACCATGTTGATTTAGCGCCACTGGCACAACGGCAGATTCAAGTTTCCAAAAAATGGAACGAACTCACAAGCGCCTTCAGCTTTGCAAAAATCATCCACCCGGACGGTCATCATTACATTCCGTCTAACGACATCAAAAAATTTAGCGGGGAGAGTGTATAA
- a CDS encoding 4'-phosphopantetheinyl transferase superfamily protein: MLYIFTGTESFTELDLAGLWPLLSEQRAKRVDKYRYFKDRKLSALAYILLRYALIQEKGIDEKVEFEFGPYGKPFIKGMPELQFSLSHSTEGVVCALASSPVGVDIADIDPANLDCIKSAMHPSEQHAIKNSNDKARTFARFWSMKESFLKYTGTGIDNNIASLDFSDYDENLFDYRYAKMQVVDSEKSVITAYCAELLPVNILTKIDLFDFLIGEPRNAKLALA; this comes from the coding sequence ATGCTATACATTTTCACAGGAACAGAATCTTTTACGGAACTAGACTTGGCCGGATTATGGCCATTGCTAAGCGAACAGCGAGCCAAGCGAGTTGACAAGTACCGTTATTTCAAGGATCGCAAGCTTTCGGCATTGGCATACATCCTCTTGCGTTACGCTTTAATCCAAGAAAAAGGCATTGACGAAAAAGTCGAATTTGAATTCGGCCCTTACGGAAAGCCGTTTATTAAGGGAATGCCGGAACTGCAATTCAGCTTATCGCACTCCACCGAAGGTGTCGTTTGCGCTCTCGCAAGTTCACCCGTAGGCGTTGACATCGCAGACATCGACCCCGCCAACCTCGATTGCATTAAAAGCGCAATGCACCCCTCTGAACAGCATGCCATAAAAAACTCGAATGACAAAGCACGCACTTTTGCCCGTTTCTGGTCGATGAAGGAGAGCTTCCTCAAATACACAGGCACAGGAATCGACAACAACATCGCAAGCCTTGATTTTTCGGACTACGATGAAAACCTGTTCGATTACAGATACGCCAAGATGCAGGTTGTCGATAGCGAGAAATCGGTCATCACCGCTTACTGTGCAGAACTTTTGCCAGTCAACATCCTCACCAAAATTGATCTTTTCGACTTTTTAATAGGAGAACCCCGCAATGCAAAACTTGCCCTCGCTTAA